The following proteins are co-located in the Trichocoleus sp. FACHB-46 genome:
- a CDS encoding S-layer homology domain-containing protein codes for MNQGILASLGKLFLAATILSMTAFAPANAVTSEAEATNSPVTSQQLSTEQSGELLISQSDDDDDDSDDGDDDSDDDGGDDDSDDDDGDDDGGEEVELSEGASRTILQQISTSQKISLASLRIARAERVEWSDGCLGLGGAGVGCTQAIVPGYRVFVEGDNKTWVFRTNATGSQVVYDEAATRTVASQTTSSTQTTETRQTTTTTQSSSSQVRFTQAIATSVYQAITARSQVQATQLRVVSVQQETWSDSCLGVPGTASTCTPGDVPGFRVVVASSEEVWVYRTNATGSVLAFDQAATQTLMARLTSQSTTGQGTTSTGQQTGGQQTTTSTTQGSFTDVSRSYWAYEFIARLAQQNIVEGFPDNTFRPSEAVTKAQFAAVLRKAFDQRAVREAIEFRDVSTSYWGYTAVREAYSMGFFGADSDRLFNPTARLTRLDVLVALARGLNYTSVSSTSTVATLLQGYGDAATIPADVRTLIAALTERGIVINYPNTNRLELNRVATRAEVCAFLYQALVSTGKAQSFSSPYVIQQGTTQTETQTEQETETEQETETEQETQTQEQDDEKEGKQNCNQGIGNGAEGCDPGNSSPRGGSNDEGGRTPGQAPSR; via the coding sequence ATGAATCAAGGCATTTTGGCCTCTTTGGGCAAGCTATTTTTGGCTGCCACGATTTTGTCGATGACTGCTTTTGCTCCAGCAAATGCTGTAACTTCGGAAGCTGAGGCCACGAATTCACCTGTTACTAGCCAACAGCTTTCCACAGAGCAGTCTGGCGAGTTGCTCATCAGTCAGTCAGACGATGACGACGACGATAGTGATGATGGTGACGATGACAGCGACGATGATGGTGGAGACGACGATAGCGACGACGATGATGGCGATGACGATGGTGGCGAGGAAGTCGAACTATCTGAAGGCGCTTCCAGAACTATCCTCCAACAAATCTCTACCAGCCAGAAGATATCACTTGCTAGCCTGCGAATCGCTAGAGCAGAGAGAGTAGAGTGGTCCGATGGTTGTTTGGGTCTGGGGGGTGCTGGTGTTGGTTGCACCCAGGCGATCGTTCCAGGCTACCGGGTTTTTGTAGAAGGTGATAACAAAACTTGGGTCTTCCGCACCAATGCCACTGGCTCTCAAGTTGTGTATGACGAGGCTGCAACTCGGACCGTTGCGAGTCAGACTACCAGTTCCACTCAAACTACTGAAACTCGTCAAACCACCACAACTACGCAATCTAGCAGCAGCCAAGTTAGATTTACTCAAGCGATCGCCACCTCTGTATACCAAGCGATCACGGCTCGTAGCCAAGTCCAAGCGACTCAACTGCGGGTGGTTTCCGTCCAACAAGAGACTTGGTCTGATAGCTGCTTAGGTGTTCCTGGCACTGCATCTACCTGCACTCCTGGTGATGTTCCTGGTTTCCGAGTAGTTGTAGCCAGCTCCGAGGAAGTTTGGGTATATCGTACCAACGCGACTGGCTCAGTATTGGCATTCGACCAAGCTGCCACCCAAACTCTAATGGCTCGCCTAACCAGCCAATCTACTACTGGCCAAGGTACTACTTCTACTGGCCAGCAAACCGGTGGTCAGCAAACCACGACCAGCACTACCCAAGGTAGCTTTACGGATGTTTCTCGTAGCTACTGGGCCTATGAGTTCATCGCTCGCTTGGCTCAACAGAATATTGTTGAGGGCTTCCCGGACAATACCTTCCGTCCTAGCGAAGCAGTTACTAAGGCTCAATTTGCCGCAGTGTTGCGCAAAGCCTTTGACCAAAGAGCCGTTCGCGAAGCCATTGAGTTTCGTGATGTCTCCACTAGTTATTGGGGTTACACCGCTGTTCGCGAAGCTTACTCGATGGGCTTCTTTGGTGCTGATAGCGATCGCCTCTTCAACCCCACTGCTCGTCTGACTCGTCTGGATGTGTTGGTAGCCTTAGCCAGAGGCTTAAACTACACCTCCGTCAGCAGCACCAGCACTGTTGCAACCTTGCTGCAAGGTTATGGGGATGCAGCTACTATTCCTGCTGATGTCCGGACGCTAATCGCGGCCCTGACCGAGCGGGGAATCGTGATCAACTATCCCAACACCAATCGCTTAGAACTCAACCGCGTAGCAACTCGCGCAGAAGTTTGTGCGTTCTTGTACCAAGCTTTGGTTAGCACAGGTAAAGCTCAAAGCTTCTCTTCTCCCTATGTGATTCAGCAGGGCACCACCCAAACTGAAACTCAAACCGAGCAAGAGACCGAAACTGAGCAAGAGACCGAAACTGAGCAAGAAACTCAGACTCAAGAGCAAGACGACGAGAAAGAGGGCAAGCAAAACTGTAACCAAGGCATTGGTAACGGTGCCGAGGGTTGCGATCCAGGCAACTCTAGCCCCCGTGGTGGCAGCAATGACGAAGGTGGCCGCACCCCTGGTCAGGCTCCCTCTCGCTAA
- a CDS encoding alpha/beta fold hydrolase: MTQQLTKTNIFEKLTWTWRGYPIQYTVMGTGRPLVLIHGFGASIGHWRNNIPVLAAGGYRVFALDLLGFGGSAKPDIGYNLELWQVLLKDFWEEQIQQPAVFVGNSIGGLLSLMVLANHPEIAAGGVLLNCAGGLNHRPDELVLPLRLIMATFTKLVSSPQFGPFLFNRVRQKHRIRNTLRQVYRNAEAVTDELVDLLYAPSCDEGAQRVFASILTAPPGPTPTELLPQVQCPLLVLWGERDPWTPIRGAEVYRKLSDREPGEDVPPVRFVAIPDTGHCPHDERPEVVNALILDWLAETAL; this comes from the coding sequence ATGACCCAGCAGTTAACAAAGACCAATATTTTTGAAAAACTGACTTGGACTTGGCGCGGCTACCCGATCCAGTACACCGTCATGGGCACTGGACGCCCACTGGTGCTGATTCATGGTTTCGGAGCCTCCATTGGCCATTGGCGCAACAATATTCCAGTTTTGGCAGCGGGTGGCTATCGAGTGTTTGCCTTGGATCTACTGGGGTTTGGTGGCTCGGCCAAGCCAGATATTGGATACAACTTAGAACTTTGGCAAGTGCTGCTCAAAGACTTTTGGGAAGAGCAGATTCAGCAACCTGCTGTTTTTGTGGGTAACTCCATTGGTGGCTTACTGAGCTTAATGGTGCTGGCTAATCATCCCGAAATTGCTGCTGGAGGCGTGCTGCTCAATTGTGCGGGAGGGCTAAATCATCGCCCCGATGAACTGGTGCTGCCCTTGCGCTTGATTATGGCTACTTTTACCAAACTGGTCAGTTCTCCCCAATTTGGTCCGTTTTTGTTTAACCGAGTTCGCCAAAAACATCGCATTCGGAACACGTTGCGTCAGGTTTATCGCAATGCTGAAGCGGTGACGGATGAACTCGTAGACTTGCTTTATGCCCCATCCTGCGACGAAGGTGCCCAACGGGTCTTTGCGTCTATTCTGACGGCCCCTCCTGGCCCTACTCCCACAGAATTGCTGCCCCAAGTCCAGTGCCCCTTGCTGGTGCTCTGGGGAGAACGTGACCCTTGGACTCCGATCAGAGGAGCAGAGGTTTACCGGAAGCTGAGCGATCGCGAACCTGGGGAAGACGTGCCTCCAGTGCGTTTTGTCGCCATTCCTGACACAGGCCACTGCCCACACGATGAGCGACCAGAAGTGGTGAATGCTCTAATTTTGGATTGGCTCGCAGAAACGGCTTTGTAA
- a CDS encoding GNAT family N-acetyltransferase yields the protein MTVFETPRLLLRQFTQDDVDDLAAMYADPAVMTFLGGVRSYETTQQHIERIIQNYREYGFGLWAAIHKGDRRLIGRCGLIPQTIEGQGQVEIGYLLAHAYWGQGLATEAATAIRDYGFNTVGCDRLISLIDPHNLASQQVALRVGLTYEKDVILSDKPIRVYAIYKPADS from the coding sequence ATGACGGTCTTTGAAACGCCACGCCTGCTTTTACGACAATTCACTCAGGATGACGTGGATGACCTCGCGGCGATGTATGCTGACCCTGCTGTCATGACCTTTCTGGGTGGGGTTCGCTCTTACGAGACCACACAGCAGCATATTGAGCGCATCATCCAAAACTATCGGGAATACGGTTTTGGGCTGTGGGCGGCGATCCATAAGGGCGATCGCCGATTAATAGGTCGTTGTGGGCTGATTCCTCAGACCATTGAGGGACAAGGCCAAGTTGAGATTGGCTATTTGCTTGCCCACGCTTATTGGGGGCAGGGATTGGCGACGGAAGCAGCTACGGCGATTCGAGATTATGGGTTCAATACGGTGGGGTGCGATCGCTTGATTTCTCTGATCGATCCTCACAATTTGGCTTCGCAGCAGGTGGCGCTGCGAGTGGGTTTAACGTATGAAAAAGATGTGATTTTGTCGGACAAGCCGATTCGGGTTTATGCCATTTATAAGCCTGCTGACTCTTAG
- a CDS encoding SDR family oxidoreductase, producing MASDRKIAVVTGANRGLGLETSRQLAKQGVYIILTSRDQAKGQPVVQQLQSEGLEVGYHPLDVTDAVSVQQLAQFVRDQFGHLEILVNNAGIGLDFDNGSLFNLQIETLAQTLQTNLYGPILLSQALIPLMQIRGYGRVVNVSSGAGQLSEMNSGYPSYRMSKTALNALTRILANELQGSNILVNSVCPGWVRTDMGGPDAPRTPEQGADTIAWLATLPDGGPTGGFFRDRQPIPW from the coding sequence ATGGCTAGCGATCGCAAAATTGCTGTGGTGACGGGTGCAAATCGAGGTTTGGGTTTGGAAACGTCGCGGCAATTAGCTAAGCAAGGCGTTTATATCATTCTCACGAGTCGTGATCAGGCGAAGGGACAGCCTGTCGTTCAGCAGTTGCAGTCTGAGGGGTTGGAGGTTGGATATCATCCCTTAGATGTGACTGATGCGGTCAGTGTGCAACAACTCGCCCAGTTTGTTCGTGACCAATTTGGCCATTTAGAAATTCTGGTCAATAATGCTGGCATTGGCCTTGATTTTGACAATGGCAGTCTCTTTAATCTACAAATTGAGACACTGGCGCAAACCTTACAGACCAATCTTTATGGCCCGATTCTGCTCTCCCAGGCACTCATTCCGCTGATGCAAATCCGGGGATATGGCCGAGTGGTGAATGTCTCTTCTGGAGCGGGGCAATTAAGCGAGATGAACAGCGGCTATCCCAGTTATCGAATGTCGAAAACGGCTCTCAATGCTTTAACTCGCATTCTGGCGAATGAGTTGCAAGGGAGCAATATCCTAGTGAACTCGGTGTGTCCCGGCTGGGTAAGAACAGATATGGGTGGCCCTGATGCCCCTCGTACGCCAGAGCAAGGAGCAGACACGATCGCCTGGTTAGCCACTCTACCGGATGGTGGCCCTACCGGAGGTTTCTTTCGCGATCGCCAACCTATCCCCTGGTAA
- a CDS encoding Npun_R2479 family HD domain-containing metalloprotein codes for MFNATELLIENFLEQLRSAYQRTYGGWKSEYQEIIAWVGSMALENIANSDALYHNVEHTILVTLVGQEILRGKHIRDGGVSCDDWLHCMISLLCHDIGYIKGVCRRDRPGLYATGMGDTMISLPPGATDASLTPYHIDRGKLFIEERFGGHPLIDAEEIKRNIELTRFPVPNDSDHQDTINYPGLLRAADLIGQLSDVRYLQKINALFYEFEENGTNKHLGYHHPGDLRQGYPKFFWNVVYRYVENALTYLQLTQQGQQIIANLYANVFVIEHGPAVI; via the coding sequence ATGTTTAATGCCACAGAGCTTTTAATCGAAAACTTTTTAGAACAACTCAGAAGTGCCTACCAACGTACCTATGGCGGCTGGAAATCCGAATACCAGGAGATTATTGCCTGGGTAGGTAGCATGGCGCTAGAGAATATCGCCAACAGTGATGCGCTCTATCACAACGTGGAGCACACGATTCTCGTCACGTTGGTAGGACAGGAGATCCTACGGGGTAAGCATATCCGGGATGGAGGGGTCTCCTGCGATGATTGGCTGCACTGCATGATTTCTCTGCTCTGTCACGACATTGGCTATATCAAAGGGGTTTGCCGTCGCGATCGCCCAGGTTTATACGCTACGGGTATGGGTGACACCATGATTTCTCTGCCACCCGGAGCGACCGATGCCAGTCTCACGCCTTACCACATCGATCGCGGCAAGCTATTTATTGAGGAGCGGTTTGGCGGACACCCACTAATCGACGCCGAAGAAATTAAGCGCAATATTGAACTTACCCGTTTCCCGGTGCCAAACGATAGCGATCATCAAGACACAATTAACTACCCCGGTTTGCTCAGAGCCGCAGATTTAATTGGTCAACTGAGTGATGTTCGTTATCTGCAAAAAATTAATGCGCTGTTTTACGAATTTGAAGAAAACGGCACCAACAAACACTTGGGTTATCACCATCCTGGTGACCTACGGCAAGGCTACCCAAAGTTCTTCTGGAACGTGGTTTACCGCTACGTAGAAAACGCGCTCACTTATCTGCAATTGACGCAACAAGGCCAACAAATCATCGCCAATCTTTACGCCAATGTTTTTGTTATAGAACACGGTCCAGCAGTAATTTAA
- the aroF gene encoding 3-deoxy-7-phosphoheptulonate synthase — protein sequence MLNAKLASKAHANHKSVIQLSDHVTVGGKDLLIVGGPCTVENLAQMEAVASRLLTAPIQALRGGVYKPRTSPYAFQGMGLEGLEILATVRQRYHLPVVTEVMAISQIEEIAAQADMLQIGSRNMQNYDLLKALGQAGKPILLKRGLSATIEEFVLAAEYILAHGNPNVVLCERGIRSFDTYTRNVLDLGAVAALRQITHLPIIVDPSHAAGKRELVADLARAAIACGADGLIIECHPEPEQSVSDARQALSLEEMAELVASLKPIAVAVGRGIAEMNTRPLVPVLAGMVGVK from the coding sequence ATGTTAAACGCCAAACTCGCTAGCAAAGCCCACGCCAACCACAAAAGCGTGATTCAACTGTCTGATCACGTGACCGTTGGCGGTAAAGATCTGCTGATTGTCGGTGGCCCTTGCACTGTAGAAAACTTAGCCCAAATGGAAGCTGTGGCTAGCCGCTTACTCACAGCCCCGATCCAAGCCTTGCGGGGTGGAGTTTACAAGCCTCGTACCTCTCCCTACGCTTTCCAAGGCATGGGTTTGGAGGGCTTGGAGATTTTAGCCACGGTGCGGCAGCGCTACCACTTGCCTGTAGTGACTGAAGTGATGGCGATTTCTCAGATTGAGGAAATTGCTGCTCAGGCTGATATGTTGCAGATTGGTAGCCGCAACATGCAGAACTATGACTTGCTCAAAGCACTAGGCCAAGCAGGAAAACCGATTTTGCTGAAGCGGGGTCTCTCCGCCACCATTGAAGAATTTGTTTTGGCAGCGGAATACATCCTGGCTCACGGCAACCCTAATGTAGTGCTGTGTGAGCGGGGAATTCGTAGTTTCGACACCTACACGCGCAACGTCCTCGACTTGGGTGCGGTTGCTGCCCTAAGGCAAATCACCCATCTGCCGATCATTGTTGATCCGAGCCATGCCGCTGGGAAGCGCGAACTAGTAGCCGATCTAGCGAGAGCCGCGATCGCCTGTGGTGCTGATGGCCTGATCATTGAGTGTCATCCGGAACCAGAGCAATCAGTCTCGGATGCTCGCCAAGCCCTCTCTTTAGAAGAGATGGCGGAACTAGTCGCTAGCTTGAAGCCGATTGCGGTTGCGGTTGGGCGAGGCATTGCAGAAATGAATACCCGTCCTCTAGTTCCAGTTTTGGCGGGAATGGTGGGCGTCAAGTAA